The region ATACCTGGAAGTCTTCAGTTGAGacagagacctgggttcaaattccaactCTTGTTGTTAAAGCTGTCCTCTTGGGGATGTGAGGTACAGCTATCACATGCATGACTGTGGGAGCATCTGCCTTTAGACTAATGGCTCTCAACCTCTCCCTTTCTGAGCCCTAAGATCAAGAAGTCTTTCCTCAGGTTTTGTGTCTGAGTCCACTACAGCATCTGTGACTGGGCCCCAGAGCAAGACTGCCCCCTCCAAGGGAGCCTAGAGCTTTGTTAGGGAAATTGGGGGGTGAGGGGACCACAATGAAGCCTATTGTCTACTAGAAGAAACAAAAGGCTCCCAGTCTCTGAGGAGCCCTAGCCCATACCCACCCGCTAATGCCCAGCACACAGGGAGGAGCCGGGGCCACTGGAGACAGGAGGTTTTATTGATGCTGATGGGGGCAGGAAAGGTCCCCAGAAGCATGGGGGCTGAGTCAGTCAGCAAATGCGTAAGGCCTGGGCACAGAGGAGCAGGTTAGAGCACATTCACCTTCTCAGGATTCTGTGGCTCCCTCACTGGAGAAGGGAGAGAGCATCTTGGGGGCGCAATTCCAAGAGCAGCAAGGGCAGAGGTTAGAGATGGCTGAGAGCCCCTAACCTGAGGAGGCACCACAATAGGCAGCAACAACTGTATGGAAAGCTGGATGAACTGGTCAGTAGCGGAAAATGGGAGGGGGCACTGGGTTGGCCTCTTGGGGAGGGGTCCAACCTTGGCTTGGATGAGCTCATGAGAATACCCAGTGTTCCCAAGCAGAGGGGGGCAGAGCCCAAAGCCCCTTTCTCTGCAGGCCTCCTTAAGGAGAAAAAGGCACTCAGAGAAAAAGGCATTCAGGGAGCCCCCTGGAAAGGGGTGCCAGAATTAGTCCTTAAGGCACAGCTGAGGCGGACAAGGCACCAAGGCACAACTGGtggggggagggcaggggcagcCTCCAAGCCAAGTGCCAGGGTCACAAGAGGATGCAGGACCGCCCACGCTTGATCGGCGTGGGGTTGAGCACAGCCCGGACAGCCTCGGCGAACACTTCCTTGACACCATCCTGTTGCAGGGCTGAGCATTCGAGGTAGCGCACAGCGTGGATCTGCTTGGCCAGTGCCTGGCCCTGCTGCGGTGTGATGGGCGCCTGGCCCTGCTCCTTGAGGCGCCGTAGGGTGTCAGGCTGGGCTCTCAGGTCCTTCTTGGTGCCCACCAGCAGGATGGGCACATCAGGGCAGTGGTGGCACACCTCTGGATGCCACTTGTGCCGCACGTTCTCATAGGACGGCGGACTGGCAATGGAGAAACAGATGACGAAAACGTTGGTCTGAGGGTAGGAGAGTGTACGGAGGCGGTCATACTCCTCCTGGCCCGCAGTGTCCCACAGGTTCAGGTTCACTGTGCGCCCGTCAACTGCGCTCTGCGCGCTGTAATTGTCGAACACGGTGGGGATGTACTCTTTGGGGAACGCGTTAGTTGTGTAGCAGATGAGCAGGCACGTCTTGCCCACGGCCCCATCACCCACCACCACGCACTTGATGCTCTGCATCGTGGGTGCAGTTGCTGTAGTGGAGGCAGTGCCTCCTCTCTCTTCTGGACCCCTctggctgcagtgacctgtggaCAGATGAAAGGGGACATTCTTGGTTAGGGAGGCCTCTGCCTATTGGGAAGAAAAGATGGGGGCACACAAAGGGAAACCGGCTCCTGTTCCCTTAACCTGA is a window of Gorilla gorilla gorilla isolate KB3781 chromosome 9, NHGRI_mGorGor1-v2.1_pri, whole genome shotgun sequence DNA encoding:
- the RHOG gene encoding rho-related GTP-binding protein RhoG gives rise to the protein MQSIKCVVVGDGAVGKTCLLICYTTNAFPKEYIPTVFDNYSAQSAVDGRTVNLNLWDTAGQEEYDRLRTLSYPQTNVFVICFSIASPPSYENVRHKWHPEVCHHCPDVPILLVGTKKDLRAQPDTLRRLKEQGQAPITPQQGQALAKQIHAVRYLECSALQQDGVKEVFAEAVRAVLNPTPIKRGRSCILL